One stretch of Candidatus Baltobacteraceae bacterium DNA includes these proteins:
- the gap gene encoding type I glyceraldehyde-3-phosphate dehydrogenase, with protein MRIGINGFGRIGRNFTKALLERYPQVAIAAVNDLTSAAELAHLFKYDSNYGVYDAAVGAEGDQLKVGSQKIKVVAERDPGKIPWKDLGVDVVIESTGLFTNAEKAGLHISGGGAKKVIISAPASGEDITLVLGVNDDKYDPEKHKIISNASCTTNCLATAVKPIVDTLGWQRGFMTTIHSYTNDQHILDAPHKDWRRGRNAATNIVPTSTGAAKALYLTIPEVQGTFDGFALRVPTPTVSMIYLVAQTKKPTTKDELNALLKRATESGRLSGIMQYTDELLVSSDFKRSQYSSIIDSGLTNANGDLIQIGAWYDNEWGYSCRLADVANMVLSKMPAKV; from the coding sequence ATGCGTATTGGGATCAACGGGTTCGGCCGGATCGGCCGTAATTTCACGAAGGCGCTTTTGGAACGGTATCCGCAGGTCGCGATCGCGGCCGTGAACGACCTGACCAGCGCCGCCGAACTCGCGCATCTCTTCAAGTACGACTCGAACTACGGCGTGTACGACGCCGCGGTCGGAGCCGAGGGCGATCAGCTCAAGGTCGGTTCGCAAAAAATCAAGGTCGTTGCCGAGCGCGATCCCGGCAAGATTCCGTGGAAAGATCTCGGCGTCGACGTCGTAATCGAATCGACCGGCTTGTTCACGAATGCCGAGAAAGCCGGCTTGCACATCAGCGGTGGCGGCGCAAAGAAAGTCATCATCTCGGCGCCTGCCAGCGGTGAAGATATCACGCTCGTCCTCGGCGTGAACGACGACAAGTACGATCCCGAGAAGCACAAGATCATCTCGAACGCGTCGTGCACGACGAATTGTCTGGCCACCGCCGTCAAGCCGATCGTCGACACGCTCGGCTGGCAACGCGGCTTCATGACGACGATCCACTCGTACACGAACGATCAGCACATCCTCGATGCGCCGCACAAAGATTGGCGCCGCGGGCGAAACGCCGCAACAAATATCGTTCCCACCTCGACCGGCGCCGCGAAAGCGCTGTACTTGACGATCCCCGAAGTCCAAGGAACGTTCGACGGCTTCGCGCTGCGCGTTCCGACGCCGACCGTTTCGATGATCTATCTCGTCGCGCAGACGAAAAAGCCGACGACGAAAGACGAGCTGAACGCACTGCTCAAACGAGCGACCGAAAGCGGCCGGCTGAGCGGCATCATGCAATACACCGACGAGCTGCTCGTCTCGAGCGACTTCAAGCGCTCGCAGTACAGCTCGATCATCGACTCCGGGTTGACGAACGCCAACGGCGATCTCATTCAGATCGGCGCGTGGTACGACAACGAATGGGGCTACTCGTGCCGTCTCGCCGACGTCGCTAACATGGTGCTCAGCAAGATGCCGGCAAAGGTCTGA
- a CDS encoding phosphoglycerate kinase, with product MRFLTLSDFDYRGRRVLVREDLNVPMSDGKVADDTRLVAALPTLRKLREGGARTIICSHLGRPDGKRDPKYSLEPVGKRLSELLEVPITFVNDCIGPEAKAAAEKLRDGEFLLLENVRFHPEEEKNDKHFAEELAGLAERYVNDAFGTAHRAHASTEGVAHFLPCAAGLLMEAELSALSKLTEDPKKPYVCAIGGAKIADKIGVFTNLIGKVSGFCVGGGMGNTFLAASGVDVGKSLRDPDLEPAKKILTLARERGVEFHLPTDAIVAENLDEGTPSAEVLLLEPLGNRMILDIGPATSGVYANVIRQALTVVFNGPMGVYEKPAYQQGTRVIGQALVEATKDGATTVVGGGDAAAAAHMLEFDKGVTHVSTGGGATLEFLEGKTLPGVAALEACSAAR from the coding sequence TTGCGGTTTCTGACCCTTAGCGACTTCGACTATCGCGGCCGCCGTGTGCTGGTGCGCGAGGACCTGAACGTCCCCATGAGCGATGGCAAGGTCGCAGACGACACTCGCTTAGTGGCCGCGCTTCCGACGCTGCGCAAGCTCCGTGAAGGGGGCGCGCGGACGATCATCTGTTCGCACCTGGGGCGGCCCGACGGCAAGCGCGATCCGAAATACTCGCTCGAGCCGGTCGGGAAGAGGCTCTCCGAGCTGCTCGAGGTTCCGATAACATTTGTGAACGATTGTATTGGGCCCGAAGCCAAAGCCGCGGCCGAGAAGCTGCGGGACGGCGAGTTCCTGCTGCTGGAAAACGTGCGCTTCCATCCTGAGGAAGAAAAAAACGATAAGCACTTCGCCGAGGAACTTGCCGGGCTCGCCGAGCGTTACGTCAACGACGCCTTCGGTACAGCACATCGCGCCCACGCCTCAACCGAAGGCGTCGCTCATTTTCTCCCTTGCGCGGCCGGTTTGCTGATGGAAGCCGAGCTTTCTGCGCTCTCGAAGCTGACCGAAGATCCGAAGAAGCCTTATGTCTGCGCGATCGGCGGCGCCAAAATTGCCGACAAGATCGGCGTCTTCACGAATCTGATCGGCAAAGTCAGCGGGTTCTGCGTCGGCGGCGGGATGGGCAACACGTTTCTCGCGGCATCGGGCGTTGACGTCGGCAAATCGCTGCGCGATCCCGATCTCGAGCCGGCTAAGAAAATTCTCACGCTGGCACGCGAACGCGGCGTCGAATTTCATTTGCCGACCGATGCGATCGTGGCGGAAAATCTCGACGAAGGCACGCCGTCCGCAGAAGTGTTGCTCCTCGAGCCGCTCGGAAACCGGATGATCCTCGATATCGGTCCGGCGACGTCAGGCGTCTATGCGAACGTGATTCGCCAAGCACTCACGGTCGTCTTCAACGGCCCAATGGGCGTGTACGAGAAGCCCGCGTATCAGCAAGGCACGCGCGTCATCGGCCAAGCTCTCGTCGAAGCGACGAAAGACGGGGCGACCACCGTCGTCGGCGGCGGCGATGCTGCCGCGGCCGCGCACATGCTCGAATTCGACAAAGGCGTTACGCACGTGAGCACCGGCGGGGGCGCGACGCTCGAATTTCTGGAAGGCAAAACATTGCCCGGAGTCGCCGCTCTCGAAGCATGCAGCGCCGCACGCTAA
- the gpmI gene encoding 2,3-bisphosphoglycerate-independent phosphoglycerate mutase, with amino-acid sequence MSETRRPLVLAVLDGWGVRTETHGNAIAAAELPNWQRFLATYPHTLLEASGEDVGLPHGIMGNSEVGHINIGSGRVVPQGVVVIDSAIAEGSFAKNPVLQQAIAHVQKTSGTLHFLGLLSDGCVHSSMLHLEALIDSAANAKVPFEIHAFLDGRDTPPRSALNYIDRISKRLEAVAAPNAIATISGRFFAMDRDKRWDRVERAYDALASGKAAFNAPTARAAIEAAYARNENDEFVQPTLIGAVRPIREGDSAIFFNFRPDRARELTLAFTDHSFSHFNTVKYGDLVFATMTRYEENFPNPVLFGPRPQSQTFGEVIAEAGLRQLRLAETEKYAHVTYFFNGGREDVFENEDRILIPSNRKVATYDLAPEMMAAEITTAAIEDLDHKHHDVIVMNYANADMVGHTGVWDATISAVETLDVSLGRLEQRVLARDGILVITSDHGNAEEKIDADGNPLTAHTTSPVPLVIISQTSVGTLANGGKLGDIAPTLLPLMGLRVPGEMTGKNLLA; translated from the coding sequence GTGAGCGAAACGCGCCGGCCGCTCGTCCTTGCCGTACTCGATGGCTGGGGCGTGCGAACCGAGACACACGGTAACGCAATCGCCGCAGCGGAGCTACCGAATTGGCAGCGTTTCCTGGCGACGTATCCGCACACGCTGCTCGAAGCCAGCGGCGAAGACGTCGGACTCCCGCACGGCATCATGGGCAACAGCGAAGTCGGACACATCAACATCGGCAGCGGACGCGTCGTGCCGCAGGGCGTCGTCGTCATCGACAGCGCGATCGCCGAAGGCAGCTTTGCGAAGAATCCCGTGCTCCAGCAGGCGATCGCACACGTTCAAAAGACGAGCGGTACGCTGCATTTTCTCGGTTTGCTGAGCGACGGCTGCGTGCACAGCTCGATGTTGCACCTTGAAGCGCTGATCGATTCCGCCGCGAACGCAAAAGTGCCGTTCGAGATTCACGCGTTTCTGGACGGACGCGATACGCCGCCGCGCTCGGCGCTAAATTACATCGACCGCATCAGCAAGCGGCTGGAAGCCGTCGCGGCCCCGAACGCGATTGCAACCATCAGTGGGCGATTCTTCGCGATGGACCGTGACAAGCGCTGGGATCGCGTCGAGCGGGCGTACGATGCGCTGGCAAGCGGCAAGGCTGCGTTCAACGCGCCGACTGCGCGCGCAGCAATCGAAGCCGCGTACGCGCGAAACGAAAACGACGAATTCGTGCAGCCGACGCTGATCGGAGCCGTGCGTCCGATACGCGAAGGCGACTCGGCGATCTTCTTCAACTTCCGGCCGGACCGCGCGCGGGAGCTAACGCTGGCGTTCACGGATCATTCGTTCTCGCACTTCAATACGGTGAAATACGGCGACCTCGTCTTCGCTACGATGACGAGATATGAGGAGAACTTTCCGAACCCCGTGCTTTTCGGACCGCGCCCGCAGTCGCAGACGTTCGGCGAAGTCATCGCCGAAGCCGGTCTCCGTCAGCTGCGCCTGGCCGAAACCGAGAAGTACGCGCACGTCACGTATTTCTTCAACGGCGGCCGCGAAGACGTTTTCGAAAACGAAGACCGCATTCTGATTCCATCGAACCGCAAGGTGGCGACCTACGATCTCGCGCCCGAGATGATGGCCGCCGAAATCACGACGGCCGCGATCGAAGACCTCGATCATAAACATCACGACGTGATTGTGATGAACTACGCCAACGCCGACATGGTCGGTCACACGGGCGTGTGGGATGCGACGATCTCCGCCGTTGAGACGCTCGACGTCTCGCTCGGACGGCTCGAACAGCGCGTCCTTGCACGCGACGGCATTTTGGTCATCACGTCCGACCACGGGAACGCCGAAGAAAAGATCGACGCCGACGGAAATCCGCTCACGGCGCACACGACAAGCCCCGTGCCGCTCGTGATCATCTCGCAAACATCGGTCGGCACGCTCGCGAACGGCGGCAAGCTCGGCGACATCGCGCCGACGCTGCTTCCGCTGATGGGCTTGCGCGTACCGGGCGAGATGACCGGCAAAAACCTGCTGGCGTGA
- the tpiA gene encoding triose-phosphate isomerase, which produces MQRRTLIVGNWKMHKTIAQARDLVRALLDDTSWQHPDVDVAIAPPFTALAAVAAELAGSDQPLLGAQTMHWSDQGAYTGEISPVMLLEVGCTYVILGHSEQRANCGETDATVNLKVRSALAHGITPIVAVGESLEEHEAGHAKKRVTQQILGAFDGVDANGRKRCVLAYEPIWAIGSGLSEDPSAANEVMAEIRAIDAAFNGVPILYGGSMKPNNVASLVAQPNIDGGLVGGASLDAQIFTELIRNARPAVAA; this is translated from the coding sequence ATGCAGCGCCGCACGCTAATCGTCGGCAACTGGAAGATGCACAAGACGATCGCGCAAGCACGCGACCTCGTTCGTGCGTTGCTCGACGACACGTCGTGGCAACATCCGGACGTCGACGTCGCAATCGCGCCGCCATTCACGGCACTTGCCGCCGTCGCAGCCGAGCTTGCCGGCAGCGACCAACCGTTGCTTGGTGCGCAGACCATGCATTGGAGCGATCAAGGTGCCTACACCGGCGAGATTTCACCGGTGATGCTGCTCGAAGTCGGCTGCACGTACGTCATCCTCGGTCACTCCGAACAGCGCGCCAACTGCGGTGAGACCGACGCGACCGTCAATCTAAAAGTAAGGTCGGCGCTTGCACACGGCATCACGCCGATCGTCGCCGTGGGGGAGTCGCTCGAAGAACACGAAGCCGGACATGCGAAAAAACGCGTGACGCAGCAGATTCTCGGCGCCTTCGACGGCGTCGACGCCAACGGACGTAAACGCTGCGTCCTCGCCTACGAGCCGATCTGGGCGATCGGCAGCGGACTTTCCGAAGATCCGAGCGCGGCGAACGAGGTGATGGCCGAGATCCGCGCGATCGACGCAGCCTTCAACGGCGTTCCGATTCTGTATGGCGGGAGCATGAAGCCGAACAACGTCGCGAGCCTCGTCGCACAACCGAATATCGACGGCGGCCTCGTGGGCGGCGCGAGCCTCGATGCGCAAATCTTCACCGAGCTGATCCGTAACGCACGTCCGGCGGTGGCTGCGTGA